In one Saimiri boliviensis isolate mSaiBol1 chromosome 19, mSaiBol1.pri, whole genome shotgun sequence genomic region, the following are encoded:
- the TUFT1 gene encoding tuftelin isoform X3 yields the protein MSSPGMTSPQLEKEEYMQRVPCSPRTRVAPLELYRAVCCERKNCQMGSVDILRLTLQGELTGDELEHIAQKAGRKTYAMVSGRSAGHSLASELVESHDGREEIIKVYLKGRSGDKMTHEKNINQLKSEAQYIQEARNCPQKLREDISSKLDRDLGDSLHRREIQVVLEKPNGFSQSPPALYSSSPEVDICINEDVESLRKTVKDLLAKLQEAERQHQSDRAAFEVTLSQYQREAEQSDAALQREENRAEQKEAEVGELQRRVLGMETEHQALLAKVREGEMALEELRSSNADGQAEREKAATLEKEVAGLREKIHHLDDMLKSQQRKVRQMIEQLQNSKAVIQSKDATIQELKEKIAYLEAENLEMHERMEHLIEKQISHGNFSTQARAKTENPGSIRISKPPSPKPMPLIRVVET from the exons ATGAGCAGTCCAGGAATGACCTCTCCACAGCTGGAGAAAGAAGAGTACATGCAGCGTGTTCCCTGTAGTCCAAGAACCAGGGTAGCCCCGCTGGAGCTGTACAGAGCAGTGTGTTGTGAAAGAAAGAACTGTCAGATG GGCAGCGTGGACATTCTCAGGCTGACTCTCCAGGGTGAACTGACAGGAGATGAACTTGAACACATAGCCCAGAAG GCGGGCAGGAAGACCTACGCCATGGTGTCTGGCCGCTCAGCTGGTCATTCTCTGGCTTCGGAACTGGTGGAGTCCCATGATGGACGTGAGGAGATCATTAAG GTGTACTTGAAGGGGAGGTCTGGAGACAAGATGACCCACGAGAAGAATATTAACCAGCTGAAGAGTGAGGCCCAGTACATCCAGGAG GCCAGGAACTGCCCGCAGAAGCTCCGGGAGGATATAAGTAGCAAGCTTGACAGGGACCTCGGAGATTCTCTCCATCGACGGGAGATACAG GTGGTGCTAGAAAAGCCCAATGGCTTTAGTCAGAGTCCCCCGGCCCTGTACAGCAGCTCACCTGAG GTGGACATCTGTATAAATGAGGATGTCGAGAGCTTGAGGAAGACTGTGAAGGACTTGCTGGCCaagcttcaggaggctgagcggcAACACCAGTCAGACCGTGCGGCTTTTGAG GTCACACTCAGCCAATACCAGAGAGAAGCAGAACAGAGTGATGCGGCGCTTCAGAGGGAGGAGAACAGAGCGGAACAGAAAGAGGCAGAAGTCGGAGAGCTGCAGAGGCGCGTGTTAGGGATGGAGACG GAGCATCAGGCCTTATTGGCGAAAGTCAGGGAAGGGGAGATGGCCCTAGAGGAACTTCGGAGCAGCAATGCTGACGGCCAAGCAGAACGAGAAAA GGCTGCTACCCTGGAAAAGGAAGTGGCCGGGTTGCGGGAGAAGATCCACCACTTGGATGACATGCTCAAGAGCCAGCAGCGGAAAGTCCGGCAGATGATAGAGCAG CTCCAGAATTCAAAAGCTGTGATCCAGTCAAAGGACGCCACCATCCAGGAGCTCAAGGAAAAAATTGCttacctggaggcagag AATTTGGAGATGCACGAACGGATGGAACACCTGATAGAAAAACAAATCAGTCACGGCAACTTCAGCACCCAGGCCCGGGCCAAGACAGAGAACCCGGGCAG CATTAGGATATCCAAGCCCCCCAGCCCAAAGCCCATGCCTCTCATCCGAGTGGTGGAAACCTGA
- the TUFT1 gene encoding tuftelin isoform X1 — MNGTRNWCTLVDLHPEDQAAGSVDILRLTLQGELTGDELEHIAQKAGRKTYAMVSGRSAGHSLASELVESHDGREEIIKVYLKGRSGDKMTHEKNINQLKSEAQYIQEARNCPQKLREDISSKLDRDLGDSLHRREIQVVLEKPNGFSQSPPALYSSSPEVDICINEDVESLRKTVKDLLAKLQEAERQHQSDRAAFEVTLSQYQREAEQSDAALQREENRAEQKEAEVGELQRRVLGMETEHQALLAKVREGEMALEELRSSNADGQAEREKAATLEKEVAGLREKIHHLDDMLKSQQRKVRQMIEQLQNSKAVIQSKDATIQELKEKIAYLEAENLEMHERMEHLIEKQISHGNFSTQARAKTENPGSIRISKPPSPKPMPLIRVVET; from the exons GGCAGCGTGGACATTCTCAGGCTGACTCTCCAGGGTGAACTGACAGGAGATGAACTTGAACACATAGCCCAGAAG GCGGGCAGGAAGACCTACGCCATGGTGTCTGGCCGCTCAGCTGGTCATTCTCTGGCTTCGGAACTGGTGGAGTCCCATGATGGACGTGAGGAGATCATTAAG GTGTACTTGAAGGGGAGGTCTGGAGACAAGATGACCCACGAGAAGAATATTAACCAGCTGAAGAGTGAGGCCCAGTACATCCAGGAG GCCAGGAACTGCCCGCAGAAGCTCCGGGAGGATATAAGTAGCAAGCTTGACAGGGACCTCGGAGATTCTCTCCATCGACGGGAGATACAG GTGGTGCTAGAAAAGCCCAATGGCTTTAGTCAGAGTCCCCCGGCCCTGTACAGCAGCTCACCTGAG GTGGACATCTGTATAAATGAGGATGTCGAGAGCTTGAGGAAGACTGTGAAGGACTTGCTGGCCaagcttcaggaggctgagcggcAACACCAGTCAGACCGTGCGGCTTTTGAG GTCACACTCAGCCAATACCAGAGAGAAGCAGAACAGAGTGATGCGGCGCTTCAGAGGGAGGAGAACAGAGCGGAACAGAAAGAGGCAGAAGTCGGAGAGCTGCAGAGGCGCGTGTTAGGGATGGAGACG GAGCATCAGGCCTTATTGGCGAAAGTCAGGGAAGGGGAGATGGCCCTAGAGGAACTTCGGAGCAGCAATGCTGACGGCCAAGCAGAACGAGAAAA GGCTGCTACCCTGGAAAAGGAAGTGGCCGGGTTGCGGGAGAAGATCCACCACTTGGATGACATGCTCAAGAGCCAGCAGCGGAAAGTCCGGCAGATGATAGAGCAG CTCCAGAATTCAAAAGCTGTGATCCAGTCAAAGGACGCCACCATCCAGGAGCTCAAGGAAAAAATTGCttacctggaggcagag AATTTGGAGATGCACGAACGGATGGAACACCTGATAGAAAAACAAATCAGTCACGGCAACTTCAGCACCCAGGCCCGGGCCAAGACAGAGAACCCGGGCAG CATTAGGATATCCAAGCCCCCCAGCCCAAAGCCCATGCCTCTCATCCGAGTGGTGGAAACCTGA
- the TUFT1 gene encoding tuftelin isoform X2, with protein sequence MNGTRNWCTLVDLHPEDQAAAGRKTYAMVSGRSAGHSLASELVESHDGREEIIKVYLKGRSGDKMTHEKNINQLKSEAQYIQEARNCPQKLREDISSKLDRDLGDSLHRREIQVVLEKPNGFSQSPPALYSSSPEVDICINEDVESLRKTVKDLLAKLQEAERQHQSDRAAFEVTLSQYQREAEQSDAALQREENRAEQKEAEVGELQRRVLGMETEHQALLAKVREGEMALEELRSSNADGQAEREKAATLEKEVAGLREKIHHLDDMLKSQQRKVRQMIEQLQNSKAVIQSKDATIQELKEKIAYLEAENLEMHERMEHLIEKQISHGNFSTQARAKTENPGSIRISKPPSPKPMPLIRVVET encoded by the exons GCGGGCAGGAAGACCTACGCCATGGTGTCTGGCCGCTCAGCTGGTCATTCTCTGGCTTCGGAACTGGTGGAGTCCCATGATGGACGTGAGGAGATCATTAAG GTGTACTTGAAGGGGAGGTCTGGAGACAAGATGACCCACGAGAAGAATATTAACCAGCTGAAGAGTGAGGCCCAGTACATCCAGGAG GCCAGGAACTGCCCGCAGAAGCTCCGGGAGGATATAAGTAGCAAGCTTGACAGGGACCTCGGAGATTCTCTCCATCGACGGGAGATACAG GTGGTGCTAGAAAAGCCCAATGGCTTTAGTCAGAGTCCCCCGGCCCTGTACAGCAGCTCACCTGAG GTGGACATCTGTATAAATGAGGATGTCGAGAGCTTGAGGAAGACTGTGAAGGACTTGCTGGCCaagcttcaggaggctgagcggcAACACCAGTCAGACCGTGCGGCTTTTGAG GTCACACTCAGCCAATACCAGAGAGAAGCAGAACAGAGTGATGCGGCGCTTCAGAGGGAGGAGAACAGAGCGGAACAGAAAGAGGCAGAAGTCGGAGAGCTGCAGAGGCGCGTGTTAGGGATGGAGACG GAGCATCAGGCCTTATTGGCGAAAGTCAGGGAAGGGGAGATGGCCCTAGAGGAACTTCGGAGCAGCAATGCTGACGGCCAAGCAGAACGAGAAAA GGCTGCTACCCTGGAAAAGGAAGTGGCCGGGTTGCGGGAGAAGATCCACCACTTGGATGACATGCTCAAGAGCCAGCAGCGGAAAGTCCGGCAGATGATAGAGCAG CTCCAGAATTCAAAAGCTGTGATCCAGTCAAAGGACGCCACCATCCAGGAGCTCAAGGAAAAAATTGCttacctggaggcagag AATTTGGAGATGCACGAACGGATGGAACACCTGATAGAAAAACAAATCAGTCACGGCAACTTCAGCACCCAGGCCCGGGCCAAGACAGAGAACCCGGGCAG CATTAGGATATCCAAGCCCCCCAGCCCAAAGCCCATGCCTCTCATCCGAGTGGTGGAAACCTGA